Genomic segment of Candidatus Hydrogenedentota bacterium:
CGGCGTTGCGGAGTTCCCGGACGTTGCCGGGCCACGGATAGCTGACGAGCGCGGCGGCGGCCTCCCGGGTCAATCGGGTGGGGGTCGCCGCCTCGGTCGGGTGGCGGCGAAGGAAGTGCTCGACCAGCCCCGGGATGTCCCCGGTCCGCTCGCGAAGCGGCGGGACCTGCGCGCTCAGGACGTTGAGCCGCCAGAAGAGATCGTCGCGGAACCGGCCCGCCTTGACCTCGCTCTCCAAGTCTCGATGGGTGGCGGCGACGACCCGAACGTCGACCGGGCGCGACTCGGTGGCCCCGACGCGACGCACCTCCGACTGCTCGAGCACTCGAAGCAGCTTCGGCTGGAGCGCCAGGGGAAGTTCCGCGAGTTCGTCGAGGAGAATGGTCCCGCCATCGGCCACCTGGAACAAACCGTCGCGGGTCCGG
This window contains:
- a CDS encoding sigma-54-dependent Fis family transcriptional regulator, with translation RTRDGLFQVADGGTILLDELAELPLALQPKLLRVLEQSEVRRVGATESRPVDVRVVAATHRDLESEVKAGRFRDDLFWRLNVLSAQVPPLRERTGDIPGLVEHFLRRHPTEAATPTRLTREAAAALVSYPWPGNVRELRNAVLGAATLAEGDEITVDDLPARIRGASSAGPALARASQERLDLAQLERLYILQVLREVGGNKSKAAEVLGLDRKTLYRKLEEYRASGLPEL